One genomic region from Lynx canadensis isolate LIC74 chromosome E1, mLynCan4.pri.v2, whole genome shotgun sequence encodes:
- the TMEM132E gene encoding transmembrane protein 132E: MVNASGSEVPNPVLGAVKEGIIEEVTLERSQRSRSTHQVERVGNSTTGIGNSMCKGTEAEGMAGVAQTQQKKPGNASGRSHPASPSPPGPQAGPVLPVSYRLSRTRLAFFLRDARPPPPAVANGSLQRSEPFVVFQTKELPVLNVSLGPFSTSQVVARELLQPSSTLDIPERLTVNWKVRAFIVRARVPASQPEAQVLFYVAGRDWDDFGVTERLPCVRLHAFRDAREVKSSCRLSGGLATCLVRAELPLAWFGPPAPAAPPAARRKSPDGLEPEAAGESQQAELYYTLHAPDASGGCGGARRGAGPGAGARAESPTQHPLLRIGSISLFRPPPRRTLQEHRLDSNLMIRLPDRPLKPGEVLSVLLYLAPNSSSPSSPSVEHFTLRVKAKKGVTLLGTKSRSGQWHVTSELLTGAKHSTATVDVAWAQGTPLPPWEGQGPLEILQLDFEMENFTSQSVKRRIMWHIDYRGRSPLPDLERAVTELTVIQRDVQAILPLAMDTEIINTAILTGRTVAIPVKVIAIEVTGLVLDVSALVECESDNEDIIKVSSSCDYVFVSGKESRGSMNARVTFRYDILNAPLEMTVWVPKLPLHIELSDARLSQVKGWRVPILPDRRSARESEDEDEEEEERRQSASRGCTLQYQHATLQVFTQFHTTSSEGTDQVVTMLGPDWLVEVTDLVSDFMRVGDPRVARMVDSSTLAGLEPGTTPFKVVSPLTESVLGETLLTVTEEKVSITQLQAQVVASLALSLRPSPGSSHTILATTAAQQTLSFLKQEALLSLWLSYSDGTTAPLSLYSPRDYGLLVNSLDERVATVTQDRAFPLVVAQAEGAGELLRAELTIAESCQKTKRKSVLATTPVGLRVHFGRDEEDPTYDYPGPSQPGPGGGEDEARGAGPPGTALPPAEAPGPGTASPAVPPTEDFLPLPTGFLQMPRGLTDLEIGMYALLGVFCLAILVFLINCIVFVLRYRHKRIPPEGQTSMDHSHHWVFLGNGQPLRGQAELSPPAGNPLETVPACCHGDHHSSGSSQTSVQSQVHGRGDGSSGGSARDQAEDPASSPTSKRKRVKFTTFATLPTEELAYDSVPAGEEDEEDEEDLGWGCPDVAGTTRPTAPPDLHNYMRRIKDMA, from the exons CAAAAGAAACCAGGCAACG CCTCGGGCCGCTCGCACCCGGCCAGCCCCAGCCCACCCGGCCCGCAGGCCGGCCCGGTGCTGCCGGTCAGCTACCGCCTGTCGCGGACGCGGCTGGCCTTCTTCCTGCGGGACGCGCGGCCCCCGCCGCCTGCGGTGGCCAACGGCTCCCTGCAGCGCTCCGAGCCCTTCGTGGTGTTCCAGACCAAGGAGCTGCCCGTCCTCAACGTCTCCCTGGGGCCCTTCAGCACCAGCCAGGTGGTGGCCCGGGAGCTGCTGCAGCCGTCCAGCACCCTGGACATCCCCGAGCGCCTGACGGTCAACTGGAAGGTGCGGGCCTTCATCGTCCGCGCCCGCGTGCCGGCCTCGCAGCCCGAGGCCCAGGTGCTGTTCTACGTGGCCGGCCGCGACTGGGACGACTTCGGCGTCACCGAGCGGCTGCCATGCGTCCGCCTGCACGCCTTCAGGGACGCGCGGGAAGTCAAGAGCTCCTGCCGCCTCAGCGGGGGCCTGGCCACCTGCCTGGTGCGGGCGGAGCTGCCCCTGGCCTGGTTcgggcccccagcccccgccgcgccgcccgccgcccgccgcaaGTCCCCGGATGGGCTGGAACCCGAGGCGGCCGGGGAGAGTCAGCAGGCTGAGCTCTACTACACCCTCCACGCCCCGGACGCGTCTGGGGGCTGCGGGGGCGCCCGTCGGGGGGCCGGGCCCGGGGCAGGCGCCCGCGCAGAGagccccacccagcaccccctgcTGCGCATCGGGAGCATCAGCCTGTTCCGCCCGCCCCCCAGGAGGACCCTGCAGGAGCACAGGCTGGACAGCAACCTGATGATCCGCCTGCCTGATCGGCCCCTCAAGCCTGGCGAGGTGCTCAGCGTCCTCCTCTACCTGGCCCCcaactcctcctctccctccagccccagcgTGGAGCATTTCACACTCAG GGTGAAGGCCAAGAAGGGTGTGACCCTTCTGGGCACCAAGTCACGGAGTGGTCAGTGGCATGTGACCTCGGAGCTGCTGACTGGGGCAAAGCACTCAACAGCCACTGTGGATGTGGCCTGGGCGCAGGGCACACCCCTGCCCCCCTG GGAaggccaggggcccctggagaTCCTGCAGCTGGACTTTGAGATGGAGAACTTTACCAGCCAGTCGGTCAAGAGGAGGATCATGTGGCACATTGACTACCGCGGCCGCAGCCCCCTGCCTGACCTGGAACGGGCGGTCACCGAGTTGACGGTCATCCAGCGGGATGTACAAGCCATCCTGCCCCTAGCCATG GACACAGAGATCATCAACACGGCTATCCTGACGGGCAGGACGGTGGCCATCCCTGTCAAGGTCATCGCCATCGAGGTGACTGGACTTGTCCTAGATGTCTCTGCCCTGGTGGAATGCGAGTCTGACAATGAGGACATCATCAAG gtaTCCAGCAGCTGTGACTACGTGTTTGTGAGTGGAAAGGAGTCTCGCGGGTCCATGAACGCCAGGGTGACCTTCCGCTATGACATCCTCAACGCCCCCCTGGAAATGACAGTCTGGGTCCCCAAGCTGCCCCTGCACATCGAACTCTCGGACGCACGCCTCAGCCAAGTGAAGGGCTGGAGGGTACCTATCCTCCCCGACCGGAG GTCGGCCCGGGAGAGCGAGGACGAAGACGAGGAGGAAGAGGAGCGTAGGCAGAGCGCCAGCCGCGGCTGCACCCTGCAGTACCAGCACGCCACCCTGCAGGTGTTCACCCAGTTCCACACGACATCGTCCGAGGGCACCGACCAGGTGGTCACCATGCTGGGCCCGGACTGGCTGGTGGAGGTCACCGACCTGGTCAGCGACTTTATGCGGGTGGGCGACCCCCGCGTGGCACGCATGGTGGACAGCAGCACGCTGGCGGGCCTGGAGCCAGGCACCACACCCTTCAAG GTGGTGTCCCCGCTGACGGAGTCTGTGCTTGGGGAGACACTGCTAACAGTGACGGAGGAGAAGGTCAGCATCACACAGCTGCAGGCCCAGGTGGTGGCCAGCCTCGCCCTCTCCCTGCGGCCCAGCCCAGGGAGCAGCCACACCATCCTGGCCACCACGGCCGCCCAGCAGACCCTCAGCTTCCTCAAGCAG gaagccctcctgagCCTCTGGCTCTCCTACAGCGATGGCACCACAGCCCCACTCTCCCTGTACAGCCCCCGGGACTACGGGCTGCTGGTGAACAGCCTGGATGAGCGGGTGGCCACGGTGACCCAGGACCGGGCCTTCCCGCTGGTGGTGGCCCAGGCCGAGGGGGCGGGGGAACTGCTTCGTGCAGAGCTCACCATCGCTGAGAGCTGCCAGAAAACCAAGCGCAAGAGTGTGCTGGCCACGACCCCCGTGGGCCTGCGGGTGCACTTTGGGCGGGACGAGGAGGACCCCACGTACGACTACCCCGGGCCCAGCCAGCCGGGCCCCGGCGGGGGCGAGGACGAGGCCCGGGGAGCCGGCCCACCGGGCACCGCGCTGCCCCCAGCCGAGGCCCCGGGCCCGGGCACCGCCAGCCCCGCGGTGCCGCCCACAGAAGACTTCCTGCCGCTGCCCACCGGCTTCCTGCAGATGCCGCGCGGGCTCACGGACCTGGAGATCGGCATGTACGCGCTGCTGGGCGTCTTCTGCCTCGCCATCCTCGTCTTCCTCATCAACTGCATCGTCTTCGTGCTGCGCTACCGGCACAAGCGCATCCCGCCCGAGGGCCAGACCAGCATGGACCACTCTCACCACTGGGTGTTCCTGGGCAACGGGCAGCCGCTGCGGGGGCAGGCGGAGCTGTCGCCGCCCGCGGGCAACCCGCTGGAGACCGTGCCCGCCTGCTGCCACGGCGACCACCACAGCAGCGGCAGCTCACAGACCAGCGTGCAGAGCCAGGTGCACGGGCGGGGCGACGGCTCGTCGGGCGGCTCGGCCCGGGACCAGGCCGAGGACCCCGCCAGCTCGCCCACCTCCAAGCGCAAGCGGGTCAAGTTCACCACCTTCGCCACGCTGCCCACGGAGGAGCTGGCCTATGACTCGGTGCCCGCCGGCGAAGAGGACGAGGAGGACGAAGAGGACCTGGGTTGGGGCTGCCCGGATGTGGCGGGCACCACGCGGCCCACCGCGCCCCCAGACCTGCACAATTACATGCGCAGAATCAAAGATATGGCGTAG